AGAAGGAATCTGTGACAGATGTGGCAGCCCGGTTGTATTACGTGAGGATGATAAGCCAGAAACAGTTCAGAAACGTTTAACAGTTTACCATAATCAGACACAGCCATTAATTGATTACTATAAGAAACAAAACATTTTGAAATCTGTAGACGGTACACAGCCAATGGAAAAAGTATTTGCTGATATTACCGCAATTTTAGGAGAATAAAAGATGCCTGTAACAATAAAGTCTTCCCGGGAGATCGAGTTGATGAGAGAAGCTGGCAAGATTCTTGCCAAAGTTCATGAGGACCTGGGAAAAGAATTGAAACCTGGGATGTCAACCTTAGATGTCGATAGACTTGGGGAAGATATGATTCGTAGCTTGGGTTGTATACCATCTTTTAAAAATTATTGCGGATATCCGGCATCTGTCTGTGTGTCTGTTAACGAAGAAGTTGTCCACGGAATTCCGGATTCTAAGAAAATTATCCACGAAGGAGATATCGTCAGCCTGGATATCGGGGTGATTCACAAAGGATATCATTCGGATGCTGCAAGGACAATTGCAGTCGGAGAAATATCAGAGGAAGCAAAGCTACTGGTAGAGCGGACCAGACAAAGCTTTTTCGAGGGTATGAAATTTGCGACAGCAGGAAATCACCTTCATGATATTTCCAAGGCAATCGGCAATTATGCAGAAAGCTTCGGATATGGAGTGGTCCGGGATTTATGCGGTCATGGAATTGGCACTCATCTTCATGAGGAGCCTGAGATTCCGAATTTCAAACAGTTTCGAAGAGGCATCAAGCTTCGTCCGGGAATGACACTTGCGGTTGAACCAATGGTGAACCTTGGAACGAGAGAAGTTGTCTGGATGGATAATGAATGGACAGTCGTATCAGAGGATATGTCATTGTCAGCTCATTATGAGAACACGATTCTGATTACGGAAGGAAAACCGGAGATTTTAACATTGACGGAATCCGAACGTGCAGCCGGAATCGGTTTAGCATAAAGAAAAGGAAACGTTGTTATGAATATAGAACTGGGGATGTCAAAGTCCGGTCATGATAAAAATCAGATTTATCTGGTTTTGAAAAAAGATGAAAAATTTGTTTATCTGGTCAATGGGACAACAAAGCCCCTGAGTCAGCCGAAGAAAAAGAACGTAAGACATGTTCAGCTTATCAAAAAGCTTCCGGGTGAAGTGACAGAGATTTTCGAAGGCGAAATGACCGATATCACAATAAAGAAAGCAATTCAAATTTATTCACGAATCAAAAAGCAGGAGGAAACAAAGAATGTCTAAAGCAGATGTAATCGAAGTAGAAGGAGTCGTTGTTGAGAAATTACCAAACGCATTTTTTAAGGTAGAGCTCGAAAACGGTCACCAGATTTTAGCAACTATCAGTGGAAAATTAAGAATGAACTTCATTCGTATTTTACCAGGTGATAAAGTAACCATCGAAATGTCCCCATATGATTTAACAAAAGGAAGAATCATCTGGAGAGATAAATAAATTAATAAAAAAATGATTGACTTCCAAAGAAAGTTCGAATATAATATTAGTCGGACACTTTTGGAAAGCTCTCGAAGTGCGCTTTTTTACGTGCTCGAGTGTTTCATGAGAAAGGAGGATTTGCTGTGAAGGTAAGATCATCAGTTAAACCTATTTGCGAAAAATGCAAAGTCATTAAAAGAAAAGGAAGCATCAGAATTATCTGTGAAAATCCTAAACACAAACAGAGACAGGGCTAATTTGTTCTTGTCTTATTGCTTTGCGTAGACAGTAGAGCCAAGGCTCTATTGCAAAACATGAATTATGTGCGGCTGCAGTGAGACACCTGGATAGGTTGTATCACTGTTATCATAATAACAGCAGGAGACAGCTGCTTTCATGCATTAATACCGAGATGCATGGGGAAACGTCTAAATATGGAAGAAACAGGACTGGCACACATTTCAGACCGGATGACAACGGGGCTGCCTTTATCTGTGATTCTACGAGCAAAGATAGTTGTATATACTGGATGCCTTAGTGTCAGATATACTGTGCATTGTTTACGTGCGCGGAAGAAGAGCTTTGCGAAAAGTCATGATGTCAAATGGCTTGGAAATGCAAACATAAAATAAGATGCCTTGCATCAGATGAATTAATGGAGGTTAAAAAACACATGGCTCGTATTGCAGGTGTAGATTTACCAAGAGAAAAACGTGTTGAGATCGGTTTGACTTATATCTACGGTATCGGTAGAGTAAGTGCTACCCGTATCCTTGAAGCAGCAGGAGTTAATCCTGACATTCGTTGTAAAGACTTAACAGATGATGATGTTAAGAAAATCAGTGCAGTTATCGATGAAACTCAGACTGTAGAAGGTGATTTAAGAAGAGAAATCGCTCTTAATATTAAGAGACTTCAGGAGATTGGATGCTATCGTGGTATCCGTCATAGAAAAGGTCTTCCAGTTCGTGGACAGAAGACAAAGACAAACGCTAGAACACGTAAGGGTCCAAAGCGTACAGTTGCTAATAAGAAGAAATAAGTCTTCTTAACAGACAAATTCAATTTCATGTTGCAAATTAGAAAATTAATTTTAGAGAAAGTAGGTTAGTTTAGATATGGCTAAAGTTACAAAAAAAGTGACAAAAAAGCGTGTAAAGAAAAACGTTGAACGCGGACAGGCACACATTCAGTCATCTTTTAACAATACAATCGTAACAATTACAGATGCTGAAGGAAATGCTTTATCATGGGCAAGTGCTGGTGGTCTTGGATTTAGAGGTTCAAGAAAATCTACTCCATATGCTGCTCAGATGGCAGCTGAAACTGCTACAAAAGCAGCTTTAATTCACGGATTAAAAACAGTTGACGTTATGGTTAAAGGACCAGGATCAGGAAGAGAAGCAGCTATCCGTGCACTCTCCGCTTGTGGTCTTGAAGTTACAAGTATCAAAGACGTAACTCCAGTACCTCACAATGGATGTCGTCCACCAAAACGTAGAAGAGTCTAATTAGGGAGGTAGAGTCAAGATGGCAGTAAATAAAGTTCCTGTTCTTAAGAGATGTAGATCTCTTGGTTTAGAACCAAGTTACTTAGGATATGATAAAAAATCCAATAGAGAATTAAAAAGAGCAAATAAGAAAATGTCTGAATATGCTCTTCAGCTTAGAGAAAAACAGAAAGCAAAATTTATCTACGGTGTATTAGAAAAACCTTTCCATAACTACTATGAGAGAGCAGACCGTATGAAGGGAATGACAGGTCAGAACTTAATGACTATGTTAGAGTCCAGATTAGATAACGTAGTATTCCGTATGGGATTCGCTAGAACAAGAAAAGAAGCTAGACAGATCGTAGATCACAAGTTCTTCTTAGTAAATGGTAAACCAGTAAACGTACCATCTTACTTAGTAAAAGCTGGCGACGTTATCGAAGTTAGAGAGAAGAGCAAAGGCCTTCAGAGAATGAAAGACATCGTTGAAGTAGCTGGCGGAAGATTAGTTCCAGACTGGTTAGACGTAGATGTTGAAAAATTACAGGGTACTGTAAAAGAATTACCTTCCAGAGAGCAGATCGACGTTCCAGTTGATGAGATGCTTATCGTCGAGTTATATTCTAAATAAGTAGTCATAAAGAGCGTATGGATAAAGCAGCAAGAGTATTTTATGTATTTATACTTAAAATACTTTTGCTGTCTTTGGAAATCGCCAAAAGCTATATATTGTTAAGCAATGAAACCCGAGAAGGAGGGACTTTGTAGTGTTCGATTTTGAAAAACCAAATATTACGATCGCTGAAATTTCAGAAGACAAAAAGTACGGTAAATTTGTTGTAGAACCATTGGAAAGAGGCTATGGTACAACTCTTGGTAACTCATTAAGAAGAATTATGCTTTCTTCTTTGCCAGGTGCTGCAGTAAGCCAGGTTAAAATCGATGGTGTGTTACATGAGTTCAGCTCCATTCCTGGAGTAAAAGAAGATGTGACTGAGATTATCATGAACATCAAGAACCTTGCAATCAGAAATAATAGTACTACAAATGAACCAAAAGTTGCTTATATTGAATTCGAAGGTGAAGGCGTTGTTACGGCTGCAGATATCCAGGCTGATTCCGATATCCAGATTTTAAATCCGGATTTAGTTATCGCAAACTTAAATGGTGGTGCAGACAGTAAATTATACATGGAACTTACTATCACAAAAGGTAGAGGTTATGTAAGCGCTGACAAGAACAAATCAGAAGATGTACCAATCGGTGTAATCGCTGTGGATTCTATCTACACACCAGTAGAGAGAGTAAACCTTTCTATTGAAAATACACGTGTTGGTCAGATTACAGACTTTGATAAACTTACATTAGATGTTTACACAAATGGAACTTTAGAGCCAGACGAAGCTGTAAGCTTAGCTGCAAAAGTTTTAAGTGAACATTTAAATCTTTTCATCGATTTATCCGAGACTGCACAGCAGGCTGACGTTATGATCGAGAAAGAAGATAATGCAAAAGAAAAAGTTCTTGAAATGAACATTGATGAACTTGAGTTATCTGTTCGTTCTTACAACTGCTTAAAGAGAGCAGGTATCAACACAGTAGAAGAGTTGACAAACAGAACACCAGAAGACATGATGAAAGTTCGTAACCTTGGACGTAAGTCTTTAGAAGAAGTATTAGCAAAATTAAAAGAATTAGGATTAGAGCTCAACCAGGGTGAAGAATAAATAGAACTTTGCAAGCAAAGTTCATTAGAAGTTTCTTCGAAACTTCCCACAATTGAGAGAGGTTTCGAAAAAACATCTCACCTTAGATTGATTTCTATATATTGAGGCAGAAACAGTAAGTCCGAATGGCATGAACTATGTCTCGCCACAAAAATTGCACTTGGCAAGTAAGTCCGAATGGCATAGCCTGGTGTACCACAAATGGAGGAAAATAAAATGGCAAAGTATCGTAAATTAAGCAGAACCTCTAGCCAGAGAAAGGCTTTATTAAGAGGTCAGGTAACAGCATTATTAAACAATGGTAAAATTGTTACAACAGAAGCAAAAGCAAAAGAAGTTCGTAAAATTGCAGAAGGCATTATCGCTTTAGCAATCAAAGAAAAAGATAACTTCGAAGAAGTAACTGTAAAAGCTAAAGTTGCTCGTAAAGATAAAGATGGTAAGAGAGTAAAAGAAGTTGTAGATGGTAAGAAAGTTACTGTTTATGATGAAGTTGAAAAAACGATCAAGAAAGATTTACCATCCCGTCTTCATGCTAGAAGACAGATGATGAAAGTTCTTTACTCTGTAACAGAAGTTCCAACAGCTGCAGCAGGAAAGAAGAGAAATACAAAAGAAGTTGATTTATGTGCAAAATTATTTGACGAAATCG
This genomic window from Roseburia sp. 831b contains:
- the rpsM gene encoding 30S ribosomal protein S13, with protein sequence MARIAGVDLPREKRVEIGLTYIYGIGRVSATRILEAAGVNPDIRCKDLTDDDVKKISAVIDETQTVEGDLRREIALNIKRLQEIGCYRGIRHRKGLPVRGQKTKTNARTRKGPKRTVANKKK
- the map gene encoding type I methionyl aminopeptidase; translation: MPVTIKSSREIELMREAGKILAKVHEDLGKELKPGMSTLDVDRLGEDMIRSLGCIPSFKNYCGYPASVCVSVNEEVVHGIPDSKKIIHEGDIVSLDIGVIHKGYHSDAARTIAVGEISEEAKLLVERTRQSFFEGMKFATAGNHLHDISKAIGNYAESFGYGVVRDLCGHGIGTHLHEEPEIPNFKQFRRGIKLRPGMTLAVEPMVNLGTREVVWMDNEWTVVSEDMSLSAHYENTILITEGKPEILTLTESERAAGIGLA
- a CDS encoding KOW domain-containing RNA-binding protein, giving the protein MNIELGMSKSGHDKNQIYLVLKKDEKFVYLVNGTTKPLSQPKKKNVRHVQLIKKLPGEVTEIFEGEMTDITIKKAIQIYSRIKKQEETKNV
- the infA gene encoding translation initiation factor IF-1; amino-acid sequence: MSKADVIEVEGVVVEKLPNAFFKVELENGHQILATISGKLRMNFIRILPGDKVTIEMSPYDLTKGRIIWRDK
- a CDS encoding DNA-directed RNA polymerase subunit alpha, yielding MFDFEKPNITIAEISEDKKYGKFVVEPLERGYGTTLGNSLRRIMLSSLPGAAVSQVKIDGVLHEFSSIPGVKEDVTEIIMNIKNLAIRNNSTTNEPKVAYIEFEGEGVVTAADIQADSDIQILNPDLVIANLNGGADSKLYMELTITKGRGYVSADKNKSEDVPIGVIAVDSIYTPVERVNLSIENTRVGQITDFDKLTLDVYTNGTLEPDEAVSLAAKVLSEHLNLFIDLSETAQQADVMIEKEDNAKEKVLEMNIDELELSVRSYNCLKRAGINTVEELTNRTPEDMMKVRNLGRKSLEEVLAKLKELGLELNQGEE
- the rpsD gene encoding 30S ribosomal protein S4, whose amino-acid sequence is MAVNKVPVLKRCRSLGLEPSYLGYDKKSNRELKRANKKMSEYALQLREKQKAKFIYGVLEKPFHNYYERADRMKGMTGQNLMTMLESRLDNVVFRMGFARTRKEARQIVDHKFFLVNGKPVNVPSYLVKAGDVIEVREKSKGLQRMKDIVEVAGGRLVPDWLDVDVEKLQGTVKELPSREQIDVPVDEMLIVELYSK
- the rpsK gene encoding 30S ribosomal protein S11 — encoded protein: MAKVTKKVTKKRVKKNVERGQAHIQSSFNNTIVTITDAEGNALSWASAGGLGFRGSRKSTPYAAQMAAETATKAALIHGLKTVDVMVKGPGSGREAAIRALSACGLEVTSIKDVTPVPHNGCRPPKRRRV
- the rpmJ gene encoding 50S ribosomal protein L36; protein product: MKVRSSVKPICEKCKVIKRKGSIRIICENPKHKQRQG
- a CDS encoding bL17 family ribosomal protein; translated protein: MAKYRKLSRTSSQRKALLRGQVTALLNNGKIVTTEAKAKEVRKIAEGIIALAIKEKDNFEEVTVKAKVARKDKDGKRVKEVVDGKKVTVYDEVEKTIKKDLPSRLHARRQMMKVLYSVTEVPTAAAGKKRNTKEVDLCAKLFDEIAPKYEGRNGGYTRIVKIGQRKGDGALEVLLELV